A window of the Lolium perenne isolate Kyuss_39 chromosome 7, Kyuss_2.0, whole genome shotgun sequence genome harbors these coding sequences:
- the LOC127317733 gene encoding tuliposide A-converting enzyme 1, chloroplastic, with translation MAPSSDAACPSEVETELFPFIRVYKNGNIERLFGTRTVPASVDATTGVASKDVTIDPATGLSVRLYLPAAAAGGSAKKLPVLVYVHGGGFMVESAASPTYHRYLNALAARAGAIAVSVEYRRVPEHPLPAAYDDSLAALAWAVDACAAGGGGSEPWLAAHGDASRVFLAGDSAGGNIAHNVALRAAAEGAAIAGVMLLHPFFWDPSNTMSPELEVRIRREWAFTCARPDAEVNDPRICPTSAGAAPLLAAMPCGRVMVAVAENDFLAPKGRAYHAALLKSGWRGEAELVDTPGQDHVFHLLRPGTEAAAEMLGRVADFISRA, from the coding sequence ATGGCTCCCAGCAGCGATGCCGCCTGCCCCAGCGAGGTCGAGACCGAGCTCTTCCCCTTCATCCGCGTCTACAAGAATGGCAACATCGAGCGCCTGTTCGGCACGCGCACCGTGCCGGCGTCCGTCGACGCCACCACGGGCGTGGCCTCCAAGGACGTCACCATCGACCCGGCCACCGGCCTCTCCGTCCGCCTCTACCTCCCGGCAGCCGCCGCAGGCGGCAGCGCCAAGAAGCTGCCCGTCCTCGTGTACGTCCACGGCGGCGGCTTCATGGTCGAGTCGGCGGCCTCCCCGACGTACCACCGCTACCTCAACGCGCTCGCCGCCCGGGCCGGCGCCATCGCTGTGTCCGTCGAGTACCGCCGCGTGCCGGAGCACCCGCTCCCCGCGGCCTATGACGACTCCTTGGCGGCGCTCGCGTGGGCGGTTGACGCCTGCGCCGCCGGTGGCGGGGGATCGGAGCCGTGGCTCGCGGCGCACGGGGACGCGTCCCGCGTGTTCCTCGCTGGCGACAGCGCGGGCGGCAACATCGCGCACAACGTCGCCCTGCGCGCCGCGGCCGAGGGCGCGGCGATCGCCGGCGTGATGCTGCTGCACCCTTTTTTCTGGGACCCGTCGAACACCATGTCGCCGGAGCTGGAGGTCAGGATCCGCCGCGAGTGGGCGTTCACGTGCGCGCGGCCCGACGCCGAGGTGAACGACCCGAGGATCTGCCCGACGTCCGCCGGGGCGGCGCCGCTGCTCGCGGCGATGCCGTGCGGAAGGGTGATGGTGGCCGTGGCGGAGAACGACTTCCTGGCGCCCAAGGGACGGGCGTACCACGCGGCGCTGCTCAAGAGCGGGTGGCGCGGTGAGGCGGAGCTGGTGGACACGCCGGGGCAGGACCACGTGTTCCACCTCCTGCGACCGGGGACGGAGGCGGCCGCCGAGATGTTGGGTCGCGTCGCGGATTTCATTTCTCGTGCTTGA
- the LOC139833357 gene encoding probable carboxylesterase 12 produces the protein MARLLLIPTTSSLFLHRTRSHITSSPSPSQSASIGMAPSIDAACPSEVEIELFPFIRVYKNGNIERLFGTRTVPASLDATTGVASKDVTIDPATGLSVRLYLPPAAAGAAKKLPVLVYVHGGGFMVESAASPTYHRYLNAVSARAGAIAVSVEYRRVPEHPLPAAYDDSWAALAWAVSGCVPEGPEPWLAAHGDASRVFLAGDSAGGNIAHNVALRAAAEGAVIAGVMLLHPFFWDPSNTMSPELEVRIRREWRFMCARPDAKLDDPRICPTSAWAAPLLAAMPCGRVMVAVAEDDFLVTKGRAYHAALLASGWRGEAELVDTPGQDHVFHLLRPGTEAAAEMLGRVADFISRA, from the coding sequence ATGGCCCGTCTCCTACTTATACCCACTACTAGTTCACTTTTCCTCCACCGCACTCGATCCCATATCACAAGCTCGCCTTCACCTTCACAGAGCGCATCCATCGGAATGGCTCCCAGCATAGATGCCGCCTGCCCCAGCGAGGTCGAGATCGAGCTCTTCCCCTTCATCCGCGTCTACAAGAACGGCAACATCGAGCGCCTGTTCGGCACGCGCACCGTGCCGGCATCCCTCGACGCCACCACGGGCGTGGCCTCCAAGGACGTCACCATCGACCCGGCCACCGGCCTCTCCGTCCGCCTCTACCTCCCTCCAGCCGCCGCCGGTGCCGCCAAGAAACTGCCCGTGCTCGTGTACGTCCACGGCGGCGGCTTCATGGTCGAGTCGGCGGCCTCCCCGACGTACCACCgctacctcaacgccgtctccgcCCGCGCCGGCGCCATCGCCGTGTCCGTCGAGTACCGCCGCGTGCCGGAGCACCCGCTCCCCGCGGCCTACGATGACTCCTGGGCGGCGCTCGCGTGGGCGGTCTCCGGATGCGTCCCAGAGGGACCGGAGCCGTGGCTCGCGGCGCACGGGGACGCGTCCCGCGTGTTCCTCGCCGGCGACAGCGCGGGCGGCAACATCGCGCACAACGTCGCCCTGCGCGCCGCCGCCGAGGGCGCGGTGATCGCCGGCGTGATGCTGCTGCACCCCTTTTTCTGGGACCCGTCGAACACCATGTCGCCGGAGCTGGAGGTCAGGATCCGGCGCGAGTGGCGGTTCATGTGCGCGCGGCCCGACGCCAAGTTGGACGACCCGAGGATCTGCCCGACGTCCGCCTGGGCGGCGCCGCTGCTCGCGGCGATGCCGTGCGGGAGGGTGATGGTGGCCGTGGCCGAGGACGACTTCCTGGTGACCAAGGGACGGGCGTACCACGCGGCGCTGCTGGCGAGCGGGTGGCGCGGGGAGGCGGAGCTGGTGGACACGCCGGGGCAGGACCACGTGTTCCACCTCCTGCGACCGGGGACGGAGGCGGCCGCCGAGATGTTGGGTCGCGTCGCGGATTTCATTTCTCGTGCTTGA